The stretch of DNA GACAGATGGTTAAGAAGAGGTAGCCAAGTATTTGATGTTGCAGACCCTTCCGCACCTGGTGGAATAGCAAAAGTAAATGGATATTCAGAAGTAAGCGGTATCACTCAGGTTCACATGGGAGTAGAAGTAGAGGCAACATACAAGCCAATCCAACTAATAGAATTCCAAGGGATGCTATCCTATGGTGATTACCGATATAAAGGAAACGCAACAGGGACATCTTTTGACGATAACAACAATCCTGTAACCCCTGTAGGAACAGGTGGTAATGGTACTTTATATTTAGATGGTGTAAAAGTAGGAGGAAGCAGCAACAACAGTATTCCACAGGTTACAGCGTCTTTAGGAACAACGATCAGACCTGTTAAAAACTTAAGTGTTTATGGAACTTGGAGATATGTAGGAAAAGTATATTCATCATTAGATGCAGCAACATTCACTACGATTGCTAACCAGGAAAGAGGAGCTCTTCAATTACCTGACTTCAACCTGTTTGATGTAGGAGCATCATTTAAAATTAAATTAAAAGATGTATCTCAATACTTCACGGTAGGATTTAATATTTACAACCTACTTGATACTACTTACATCCAGGATGGTTCTACTAACATTTTTGGTAATGATAAAATTACTGCTAATAACGATCCGGATAAAGGTAAGACTTATGAAGAAGCTGGTAGAATGTATAAAGGTATAGCTACAGCAAACCGTGTATTTTTTGGTTTCGGAAGAACATGGGCTGCTAATCTTTCATTCAACTTCTAAGAAAAAACTTTTTAGATTTTATAAATATCAATCCCGGCAAAAGCCGGGATTTTTTTATATAAGAGACATAACAAGTTTTAGGAAAATAAGAACAGAATAGTTAACACCCCCCCCTATCCCAGCCTATTCATAGGTGTAACAAGAAAATAATTACAATCATTCAATGATTTTTAAAGTAGCTGTAGCAAACAAGCGCACGAACCTTGAAACAGTTAAAATTTTCTCTGTACTATGATATATATATATTTTTTTTAATATATTTATAAAAAAAGTTATGCGTTTATTTTTGATTCAAACACTAGGTATAGTCCTAATTTTAGCTTCTTTAACTTCTTGCAAAACAAGAAGCAAATTTACTTCTAACTCAATAAGTATTGGAATGACCAAAGAACAGGTGGTATCAAAATTTGGACAGCCGTATAAATCTGCATTTACAGAAAATAAAGAAACAGGAGAGATTAAGGAAACTTTATATTATAGAGAAAACCTCTGGATCGCAGGAAATAATTCAATAACCAATATTTTAGTTTTTAAAGACGGAAAATTAGTTTCTCTTGAACAAGGGCAGGAAGCTAATACTAGCTCCCCTACAATTTTAACTCAGCACCCTTAAACTACATCGCTTTTTGGGGTTAAATGATTTGTGGGATTTTAAAATATTTATCCCACAGATTTCTGATATAACAAAGATAGCTGTTAAAGAGATTTCTCCTTCGTCGAAATGACAAGCAACAGTCAACTTTTACAGTTTTACAAATCTGCGATTTCACAATTCTGCAATTTCCCTATTTTACCTTTAACCTTCAGCTTATAGTTAATCTAATTTTTATATTAATGCCCCCGGGATTTTTGTTATATTTGTACCAGAAAAATAGAAAAATTAGAATATGGATTTTTACAAGATTTTACTGAGCGCTCATAAGGGATTTGGGTATCTGGAGCTTCTTTTAGTAGCATTATTTATTATTGCACTTTTAGCGACCATGTTTGGTTTCAGTGGTAAAGTGAATAAATTTTTAAAGAAGACCACACTCTTCACCATGATTTTCTTCCACGTTCAGTTTTTAATAGGGATCATTATGCTGATCACTAATTTTACAAAAGGCTTGGATATGGGAGCCGTGATGAAAAATGCTGATCTGAGATTTCAGTATGTTGAACATCCATTTTCTATGCTGATTGCAGCAGTATTGATGACCATCATCAATAAAAAAGTTAAATCCAATGATACCATTTCTTTAGGAATTGTAATTATGGGATTAATTGCAGTTGGTTTATTTGCATTCGCGTTCCCGTGGACCAGAGTCTTCGGGGCATAATATATTAACTTTAAATAATAGTATTCATTAAGATGAAAGTAGCTGTAGTAGGTTCAACAGGAATGGTTGGACAAGTTATGCTTAAAGTATTGGAGGAGAGAAACTTTCCTATAACCGAGTTAATTCCGGTAGCTTCGGAAAAATCTGTAGGTAAGAAGGTGAAGTATAAACAGGAAGAATATACGATTGTAAGCATGAATGACGCTATAGCTGCCAAACCTGATATTGCTATTTTTTCAGCAGGAGGTTCTACCTCTCTGGAATTTGCACCTCAATTTGCAGAGGCAGGAATTACAGTAATCGACAATTCTTCAGCATGGAGAATGGATCCTACTAAAAAACTAGTAGTGCCGGAAATCAATGCTAATGTATTAACAGCAGAAGATAAGATTATTGCTAATCCTAACTGTTCAACAATTCAACTGGTCATGGTTCTAGGCCCACTTAACAAAAAATACGATCTGAAAAGAGTCGTTATTTCTACTTACCAGTCTGTAACAGGAACCGGAAAGGCAGCAGTTGATCAGTTAAATTCTGAAATTGAAAGTGCCGTAAATAAAGAAGATAATAACGTAGCAAAAGTATACCCTTATCAAATCTTTAAAAATGCATTACCTCATTGTGATGTATTCAGTGATGATGATTATACCAAAGAAGAGATTAAATTAATGAAGGAGCCTAAAAAAATCTTAGGCGATGATACCTTTAATTTAACAGCAACTGCGGTAAGAGTACCTGTTCAGGGAGGACATTCTGAAAGTGTAAATATTGAATTTGAAAATGAATTTGATCTTGATGAAGTAAGAAAGATTTTATCAGAAACTCCCGGAGTAGTTGTTATTGATGATGTAAAAAACAATCAATATCCGATGCCACTCGATTCTGAAGGAAAAGACGAAGTCTTTGTCGGGCGAATAAGGCGAGACCTCTCTCAGCCAAAAACACTCAATCTCTGGATTGTGGCTGACAATCTGCGAAAAGGAGCTGCTACCAACGCAGTACAAATTGCAGAATACCTTGTAGCAAACAACTTAGTATAAACTAACAAAATAAAAAAGAGTCTCAAAATTGAGATT from Chryseobacterium piperi encodes:
- a CDS encoding DUF2845 domain-containing protein translates to MRLFLIQTLGIVLILASLTSCKTRSKFTSNSISIGMTKEQVVSKFGQPYKSAFTENKETGEIKETLYYRENLWIAGNNSITNILVFKDGKLVSLEQGQEANTSSPTILTQHP
- a CDS encoding aspartate-semialdehyde dehydrogenase, giving the protein MKVAVVGSTGMVGQVMLKVLEERNFPITELIPVASEKSVGKKVKYKQEEYTIVSMNDAIAAKPDIAIFSAGGSTSLEFAPQFAEAGITVIDNSSAWRMDPTKKLVVPEINANVLTAEDKIIANPNCSTIQLVMVLGPLNKKYDLKRVVISTYQSVTGTGKAAVDQLNSEIESAVNKEDNNVAKVYPYQIFKNALPHCDVFSDDDYTKEEIKLMKEPKKILGDDTFNLTATAVRVPVQGGHSESVNIEFENEFDLDEVRKILSETPGVVVIDDVKNNQYPMPLDSEGKDEVFVGRIRRDLSQPKTLNLWIVADNLRKGAATNAVQIAEYLVANNLV